CGGCGGCGTCCGCGGCCGGTGACGACGACCACCACGGCGGAGACGGCGGCAGGGGGAACCGGTTCGGCGAACCTCGCGAAGGCGGCCGGCACCGCGGACGCGGCGCCTGGTGAAGCGGCCGGCGCGGGCGGTCCGCACTCCCCGGCGCCCCCGGCGTCCTCGGCGTCCTCGGCCGAGAACGCCTCGAAGGGCGCCGAGTCGCCACAGCCGACGTCGGAAATGGAAACGGAATCCGATGACGGGCCGGAACCGGAGGCCGGCAAGACCCCGGCAGTCGGCGCCGTCACGTCCACCACGCGCCGGCCCCGTCGCGGTCGCGACTCCTCGCGCTCCGCCGCCGCGGGCTTCCCGGCGCGGCGCCGAGGGGTACGGATCGCCCTGGCGGCCGGAGCCGTCGCCGTGCTCGCCGTGCCGGCGGCGTACGCCGTGACCCGCTACGCCGCGGACGAGCCGACTCCTTCGGGGCCCTCGGCTCCCGTGAGCCCCTCGTCGAGCCGGACCGCGCCGTACACCCCCGGGCCCGGGACGAGCGCCTCCGCCTCGACCTCTCCCACGGCGAGCGGCTCCACCACCGCGGGCGGCAGCGCCTCCCCCGTCGCCGGGGCGAGCTCGCCCGCGCCCGGCCGGGAAGGGTCGGGCACGCCCGGGGGGACACCGCCCTCCGGCGACGGCGCGGCCGTGCAGCCACCGAGCGTCGGGGTGAGCTCGTACAACTGGGACGCGCCCTGCGGGGCGAACTTCCTGCTCAATCAGCCGGAGGGACAGGTACCGCCGCCCAGCGCCCCGCAGGACACCCGGGGTTGGGCCAGGGCGCTCGGGGCCGTTGACGCCGGAGCGATGCAGCTCCAGTTGACCGCCAAGGGCCGTACGGACGAGGCGGTGGTCATCACCGGGATCGACGTGCGCGTGGTCGAGCGCGGCGCGCCGCTCGCGTGGCGGGCCTTCTCCATGGGCGACGGCTGCGGCAGCGGCATCACCCCTCAGACCTTCGACATCGACCTGGACGACGCCCGGCCCGTGACCAGGGCGAAGGACGGTCAGGACGGCGGATCCACCGTGCCCGCCAAGGGCTTCCCGTTCAAGGTCTCGTCGCACGACCCGCAGGTGTTCAACCTCGACGTCCACACCGAGGGACATCTGGCGAGCTGGTATCTGGAGGTCGGTTGGAGCAGTGGTGACCGGCGCGGCACGGTGCGCGTGGACGACGGCGGTCGGCCCTTCCGCACGAGCGCGCTGGAGGGCCGACCGAGGTACGGCTGGTGGCCGGACCGCAGCGAGTGGGTTGCCCTGTGATCCCCCGCGCGCCGCGTTGAACTCCTCGCGCGTACGGCCGCGAAGGTGCCGGGTCCGGATCGCGGAGGTGCCAGGTGCGGATTCAGGCGCGGCGCGGGCCGGGGCGGGTACGGCGGTGCAGGCCCGCCAGGAGCGCTCCCAGGGCGAACGACTGGATCAGGACGGAGAGGAGGATGCCTCCGAAGAAGAACCAGTCGGGCATCGGCGTCCCGCCCCACACGGCTTCTCCGAGCGCGCCCACGAGGAAGAACGTGGGCAGGGCGAGGAAGACGGGCCATACCCAGACGAATCCGGGGTCGTCGGCGAACAGGGTCACGGCCGTGGCCATCGCGGCGAGGCAGGCGATCAGACCGAGGTAGATCGCCGACGCGCGGTTGGTGACGGTCAGGCGGATGAAGGTTCGGGCGTTCACGGTGTGCCCCCTCGGTAGTGGTTTCTCTTTCCCTCCCCATGTTTCGGGAGGGACCGGGGGTCTGTCGTGAGTACCCGTACCCGGTTCGGTCGGCGCTTGATCACGGTCCCGGGTGAGCCCGCACACCCGGGACCGGGTACCGGTCAGGGCCCGTGCGGGCGGGAGCCCGCCGTCCTGCGCTCCGGCGGGGGCCCGCCGGCGGGTGACCGTTCGCGCAGATGTGCTCGTGGGACCGGGGGCGCGCCCCGGCCTAGAGTTACGCGCTGTCTGCCGGCCCTCGTCGGGTCGGCCGCGTCCGTGGTTCGGTTCGGCGTCGAGGGAGACCGCTCATGGCCAGCGCGTTTCAGGAGCGCAAGCTCAAGGGGATGTTCGCCGCGTTCGACGCGGACGGCGACGGCTTCCTGCGCGAGGAGGACTTCACCTCGCTCGTCGCCCGATGGAGCCGACTGCCGGGAGTGGGGCCCGGCACGGAGGTCCGCGAGCGGATGGAAACCCTGCTCATGGGGTGGTGGGCGGCGCTGCTGGAAGTCGGGGACACCAACGGGGACGGCGCGATCGACATGGGCGAGCTGCTCGCCCTCGTCGACCGGCTGCCCGCCATGGTCGCGGACGTCACCGCGACCGCCGACACCGTCTTCGACGCCGTGGACGCCAACGGCGACGGCCGCATCTCCCCCGAGGAACACCGCACGCTCGTCGAGACGTGGAACGGTCGGCCCGTGGACGTGACGGGCGTCTTCGAGCTGCTCGACCTGAACGGCGACGGCCACCTCAGCCGCGAGGAGTTCGCACTGCTGTGGCGCCAGTTCTGGATCAGCGACGATCCGGCGGAACCGGGCAACTGGCTGTGCGGTCGGATCTCCGGCTGACGGCTGACGGCTGACGGCTGACGCGGCAGTGACCCGTGGCTCGCCGACGCGCGCGCGTCGGCGGGTCACGCGGCACCGGGAGCGGGAGCGGCACCGGGAGCGGGCGGCCGGCCCTCCGTGCTCAGCGTGCGCTGCCGAGGTTCCGGTCCTCCTCACTGCCGGACAGCATGAGCGTGGTCTCCTCTATGCGGCGGAATCGGCCGTCGTCGGCGAACTCGCCGAAGAGGTAGACCTCGGTGCGGACGCCGGAGCCGTCCTTCTTGACGACGTCGACCGTGTGACGATCGGCGTACATCCTTCCGTCGGTCAGTTCCTCGTGCACCTCGACACTGCCCGTCGCGACCACCGTGCGCAGGTGGGCGATGTGGGCGATGAACCCGTCGCGCTCGTCCCACGTGCCGTTCGTGCGCTGGCGGTAGTCGGGGGCGAAGTGCCGCTCGACGGCTTCCCCGAGGTCGAGCTCCGGGGTGAACAGGAGGTCGTTGAGGGCGGCGGCGATGTTGGTGTGGCTCATGGTTGTCCTCCGTGACGGGGTGGCTTCGACCCGATAATGCGTGCGCTGCGCACGCTTCCGAGCATACACAGACTGCGTGCGCGGCGCACGCTATTCTTGGACCGTGAACAACGAGACGGGACACGAGGTCGCCGACGCCCTGGGCGACCTGCTCAAGCGCACCCTCCGGGCCGACCTGCACCGGGCCCTCACCGAGGACCTGGGAGAGGCCGTCGACGAGGTCACCTACCCGGTACTCAGCGGGCTGGCCAGAACGGGCCCCCGCAGCGCCGCCGACCTGGCCGCCGACGTGGGGTTGGACCGTTCCGGCGTGAGCCGACGAGCCTCACGACTGGAGGCCGCGGGCCTCGTGCGCCGCGAACAGGACCCGGCCGACCGGCGGGCCGTCCTGCTGACGCTCACCACCCGGGGCTCCCGCACGGTGGAGATCATGCGGCAGCGCTTGGCCTCGCGCATCGAGGCGTCCTTGAGCTCCTGGCCACCGGAGGAGGCCCGCTCGTTCGCCGTCAACCTGCGCCGATTCGTCGACGAGGGCCCCTTCACGGGCCCCACCGAACAACAGTGACGTCAATGAATCCTTGACAAGGTACCCGCGTCAAGGTTTTCTTGACACATGCCGAACACGATGACGAACACCGCACCCGACGGCGCCACTTCGGCGCTGACCGTCCTCCTGCCACTCGTCACGGTCGTACCCGCGCTCACGGCGATGTTCGCCGATCGCCTCAGCACCCCCGCGACCGTGGTCCTGATCGCGTTCGACCTCGCCCTGGTCGCCGTCACGGCCGGATGCTTCGCCCGCTCGGCCGCGGCCCGACGAGCCGCGACCGAGCGCGCACGCCGCGACGAGGACGTGCTGGACGCGCTCGACCACCGTCCCGGGAAGCGACTTTGAGCGGCGAGCAGTTGCTCGGCCCGCAGGAGGCCGCCAGGATCCGCGAGGGCATCGCCGCGGCCGTGCTGGGTGTATCCGACGACCTGGCCGATTCCCTCGAACACGATGCCGCGGGCTACCTGCGGCTGGTCGACGCCTCGCGCGTCGGCGCAGAGGAGGCCGGCCGGTTGCTGCGCGAGGCCGTCCAGGGCGCCAGGGCGGCAGGCCACAGCTGGGACACCGTGGGCCGCGTCCTGGGGGTGAGCCGCCAAGCCGCGCAACAGCGGTTCGCGAACAAGGACAAGGACGCCGCCCCGTCCGGGGCGTCGGGCAACCCCGACGCTCCCGAGCGACGGATCCTCACCCCCCTGACCGCGTTCAACGAGATGGCCGCACTCGCCGACGCCGGGCGCGACGGGTGGCACCTGGTCGGCTACGGCGCTTTCTTCCACGAGGTCGAGGCCTCCGACCACGCCTGGGAGCACTGCCGGGTGCCGGTGGTGTCCGGCGGACGCCACCGGCGACTGGAGGCCGACGGATGGATCGCGGTCGGCGAGGGCTGGTTCCCGTGGCGCTACTACAAGCGCCCACTGCCTCCCGCCGGGACCGACGACAAACACTGAACGCCCAACAGCCGACACCCGACGCCCGGGCGACCGGCGCCCGCCAACCCGCGTCAGCCCCTCAGCCCTCAGGCCTAGGTGTATTGATCACGAGTGTTGTTGACACTCGGTAGGTCTTGAACATGGCGAAGACCTCCGGTGTGGTGGGAGCTGTCTAGGAACCCATTGCACGACGGAGGTCTTCATGTCCCACCGTAATGCCCGGCTGACCGTCTTCGGTAGGCGCCTGCTGATCGAACGCGTCGTATCGGGCCGACCGGTCGCCCACGTGGCCGCCGAGATGGGCATATCGCGGGCCACCGCCCACAAGTGGATGCGACGGTGGCGGGCCGAAGGCGAGGCCGGGCTCCACGACCGCTCCAGCCGGCCCCGCACGAAGCCGCACCGGACCCCCGCCGACGTGGAGACGAGAGTCTGTGACCTGCGGCGGGCACGCAAACTGGGCCCCGCCCGCATCGGCCCGGTCCTGGGGCTGCCCGCCTCGACCGTCCACCGGATCCTGACCCGCCACGGCATGCACCGCCTCGCGTTCATGGACCGTCCGACCGGCACTGTGATCCGCCGCTACGAACGCGACCACCCAGGCGAACTCATCCACGTGGACGTGAAGAAACTCGGCCGGATCCCCGACGGCGGCGGCCACAAGGTGCTGGGCCGCGACGCGGGCCGGCCGATCCGGGGGATGGGCTTCGACTACGTCCACTCCGCGGTCGACGACCACTCCCACCTCGCCTACAGCGAGATCCACAACGACGAGAAGGTCGCGACCTGCGCGGGTTTCCTCACCCGCGCGGCCGCGTTCTTCCACAGCCAGGGCATCACCCGCATCGAACGAGTCCTCACGGACAACGCGTGGGCCTACCGCAAGGGCCTGGCCTGGAAGAACGTCCTGGCCGAGCTCGGCGCCAGCGGCAAACTCACCCGTGCCTACCGGCCCCAGACCAACGGCAAGGTCGAACGCTTCAACCGCACCCTGCTGGACGAGTGGGCCTACCTGCGGCCCTACACCTCCAACCAGGAACGGACCGAAGCCCTGACAGACTTCCTCCACACCTACAACCACCACCGCTGCCACACCGCACTCGACGGCAACCCACCCATCAACCGTGTTAACAACCCTGCGGGTCAATACACCTAGGACGTTTCCTGTGGATCATCCTCACCGGTCTTTGTGCAGCCTGGATACGGTGGCTGCATGACGACGATCCTGCGGCACCCTCGGCCTGGATTCACGTGGGATTGGTGGGCGGTGGACGCTCACGGTTTCCTCGTGCACTTCAGCGATGGTCCTGCTCCGGAGCATCTGCTGGCGCATGTGGATCGTGTCGATGCCGCTGCTGCGTGGGCGGAAGAGAACTGTCCCGCGTGGTTCAACGCTGGTCCCCTGCCGCTTCACACCTTCAACTGCAACGGCGAGCTGCCCACTTACCTGCGCAGCGGCGTTCCTGACTCCCCACTGCGGCTGTCCGACGCGCCAGCGGCCATCGCGAATGTGGCGGTCTTGGTTGAACTGCACCGGGCAGTGGGAGACACCTGGACGGTTCACCTTGACGAAGGCTGGGTCTAGGCAGCTCGACTGGCATCACCTTGCTGACCAGATGAAGATGGCGGCGAGGTGGAGTCCGGCGAGGTAGATGGTGGCGGTTTTGTCGTAGCGGGTGGGTGCGCCACGAGGCGCCATGGAATCGAGTGAGGTGAGAGACCTTCACCACCGGGTTGTCGTAGCAATCCGGTTGAAGCTGGGGGCAGTTCGGTTCGGGGGATGCCGAGCCGAGCGGTAAGCAGCCCCGACAACGCCGGGACGGGTTGGTACTGCCAGACGATCCGGGTCCGGCTAGCGAGACAGGAAGGTGCACGCGAGAAATCAGTGCCTGACGCCCCGTAATTACGACACCGGCTCGAACCTGGCGGATCTGGGCCGGACGCAGTGCACGACCACCAGCGCTCTTCGGTGGTCGACTCCGAAGCCGACTCCATTCATCGGTGGGGAGGCCACGCCGAAAGTCTGCGGCGTAAGCGTGGCGATGCTGCCGGGGTAGAGCTGGGCACCTCACCTGTCGATCGATTTCGTGGTGAACGTGGGAACTGTCCGCGGTCGTCCCTGTATCGGACATCCAGTCCGGTCGGGGACAGGTCCATCGCCGGCTGATGGCCGTCGGGCAGGACGGAGGCTCCGTAGTACTCCGAGGCCGGGAAAGCCGGTCACATGGGGAAGGGGGCCAGCAAGTCGGCAGTAAGGAGACTGGAATGCCAGGAGGCTGTCGCCGGTGAATACCGACGAGCTGGAATGGGCCTTGATGAAGGCCGAACGCCGGGTACTGGAGATCCAGACCAAGCTGCACCGTTGGGCTGTCGATGATTCTCATCGCAGGTTCGACGACCTGTTCAACCTCGTGGCCGATCCCGCCTTCCTGTTGGTGGCGTGGGACCGTGTCCGGGGAAACAAGGGTGCCCGCACGGCCGGAGTGGATGGGAAGACCGCCCGCTCCATCGAGGTCGGGCAAGGGGTCGAGACGTTTCTCGACAAGCTGCGGACCCAGATCAGAGACCGCAGCTTCTATCCGGTCCCTGTCCGCGAGCGGATGATTCCCAAGGCGAATGGCAAGCTTCGTCGTCTCGGGATTCCGACCGTGGCGGACCGAGTGGTCCAGGCGTCCTTGAAGCTGGTGCTGGAGCCGGTATTCGAAGCGGATTTCCTCCCGTGTTCTTATGGGTTCCGCCCGAACCGCCGAGCCCACGATGCGATCGCCGAGAGTCGCTACCTCGCCAGCCACGGATACGAGTGGGTGGTGGAGGGCGACATCACGGCGTGCTTCGACGAGATCGCGCACCCGGCCCTCATGGAACGGGTGCGGAATCGAATCGGGGACAAGCGGGTGCTGTCCTTGGTGAAGGCGTTCTTGAAGTCCGGGATCTTGTCCCGTGACGGAGCTTTCACGGACACACGCACCGGGACCCCGCAGGGCGGGATCCTGTCGCCGCTGCTGGCCAACATCGCACTCTCGGTCCTGGACGAGCACATCGCCCAGGCCCCCGGAGGGCCAGATGGCACCTCCGAGGACCGGCGCAGGAGACGGCGCCGAGGATTGCCCAACTACCGGCTGGTCCGGTACGCGGACGACTTCCTCGTACTCGTCTTCGGGCGCCGCGAACATGCCGAGGAACTACGCGACGAGGTCGCAGAGGCATTGAAGTCGATGGGCCTTCGCCTGTCGGTGGAGAAGACAAAGATCACGCACATTGACGAGGGCCTTGATTTTCTCGGATGGCGCATCCAGCGCCACTGGAAACGGGGCACTGACCGGCAGTACATCTACACCTATCCCGCACGGAAGTCAGTACGTTCCGTAACGGGCAAGGTGAAGGAACTGACCGGACGACAGAACGTCGGCCTGTCGCTGGAGTCCTTGCTCCACCGACTGAACTCGGTGTTGCGAGGATGGTGCGCGTATTTCCGTCCCGGAGTGTCGAACGTCGCTTTCTGTTACCTCAGCCACTACACGTGGATGAGGGTGACTAGATGGATCCGGCGCAAACATCCCGGAATCACTTGGAAGCAGCTCCGCCGACGTTATTACAGCGGCGGCTGGTGGCCTGTCACAGAGGAAGCGGAACTGCTCAACCCGGCAAAGGTAAGCACGACCAGATACCGATACCGGGGAAAACTCATTCCGTCTCCGTGGCCCACTACGGCATGAGGAACTGAACACCCCGGAACGAGATTTGTGGAGAGCCCGGTGCCCGGAGACGGGCACGCCGGGTTCGGGAGGCGGCTCGGGGAAACCCACTGGTGGAAACATCAGCAGGGCGCCCCGAGTCGACCTCACCCAGTCCGCGCCACTGCTTGAGCTTGTTGATGCACCGCTCGACCGTGTTGCGCTGCTTGTAGGCGTCGCGGTCGAAGGCAGGTGGTCTGCCGCCTCGGCTGCCGAGACGCTTGCGGTTGGCGGCCTGGTCGGCGGGCTGCGGGATCACGGCCCGGATCCCACGTCGGCGGAGATGGGTGCGGATCGCGCGGGACGAGTACGCCTTGTCGGCCAGGACCACGTCTGGCGTGATCCTGGGCCGACCGAGCGGCCGGGGCACCCGCAAGCGGGCCATGACCTCGGAGAACGCGGGCGCGTCCCCGGCCTGTCCGGGCGTGAGCACGAAGGCCAGTGGCCGGCAGCGAATGTCGGCGGCGAGATGGATCTTGGTCGTCAGTCCGCCACGGGAGCGTCCGAGGGCATGGTCGTCCGGCTCACCGACTGGAGCCCCTTTTGACGGGCCCCGGCGGCGTGCTGGTGCGCGCGGACGACGGTGGAGTCGACCGCGATGACCCAATCGATGTCGCCCTCGGCGTCGGCCTGGGCGAGCAGGGTGGTGAAGACCCTCTCCCAGGTGCCGTTGGCCGCCCACATGCGCAGTCGGTTGTGGGCGGCCTTCCATGAACCGAAGTACTCGGGCAGGTCCATCCACGGTGTCCCAGTGCGGTACTTGAACGCAATCGCGTCGATCACCTGCCGGTGATCACGCCACCGCCCACCCCGCCGAGGCGTCCGGTCCGGCAGCAACGGCTCGATCCGTGCCCATTGGGCGTCAGTCAACGACACACATCAACAAACGATCAGATGATCCGAAGGAAACGGCCTAGCCCTCAGCCCCGGTCCTCAGGCCCAGGCGTCGAGTGTGCCGAAGAAGGCGCGGACATCCGTCACGAAGGCCTCCGGCTGCTCCAGTGCGAGGAAGTTGCCTCCCTGTTCCAGCTCGGTCCAGTGGGTGACGTTGTGGTCCCGCTCGGCGAAGCGCCGGATGGCGATGTCGGTGTCCAGGACGACGGCCACACCGGTCGGGACGGTGCCGCGCGGCTTCGGGGCCCAGGCGCTCGGGTCGTGGGCCGACTCGTAGTACAGGTTCGCGGAGGAGCCCGCCGTACCGGTGAACCAGTACACGCTGATGTTGGTCAGCAGTCGATCGCGGCCCACGGCATCCTCGGGAAGCTCGGCCTCCGGGTCCGTCCACTCCTTGAACTTCTCTGCGATCCAGGCGAGTTGGCCGACCGGCGAGTCGTGCAGTCCGTGGGCGAGGGTCTGTGGGCGGGTGGACTGGATGGCGTTGAAGCCCATCTTGTCCTGCTGGAAGTCCTCCAGTCGTGCCAGTCGCTCCCGCTCGGGCCCGGTCAACCCGTCACATTCGCCCGGCGCCCCCGAGGGGAAGGTGATCAGGCCGTTGACGTGGACGCCGATGACCCGGTCGGGCGCCCGACGCCCCATCTCCAGGGCGATCCAGGCCCCGCCGCCCGTCCCCTGAGTGCCGTAGGTGTCGTAGCCGAGCCGCGCCATCAGCTCGACGAACGCACCCGCGATACGGCCGGTGTTCCAGCCCGCCTCGCCGAGCGGGCCGGAGAAACCGGTGCCGGGCGTGGAGGTGACGACGACGTGGAAGTCCCGGGTCAGCGGCGCGATGACGTCGACGAACTGCACGAACGAGCAGGGCCAGTCGTGTACCAGGAGCAGCGGAACGGCCGTCGGATTCTGCGAACGGACGTGCAGGAAGTGGATGTTCTGGCCGTCGATCTCGGTGGTGAACTGCGGGAACCCGTTGAGTTCCGCCTCCGCCTTCCGCCAGTCGAAGCCGTCGGCCCAGTAGGCGGCCAGTTCCTTGAGGTAAGCGGTCGGCACGCCCCGGCTCCAGCCGGTGCCGGGGATGTCGCCGGCCCAGCGCGTACGCGCCAACCGGGTGCGCAGGTCGTCGAGTTCCTCCTGCGCGACGTCGATACGGAAGGGACGGATCTGGGCGTCGGTGTTGCTGCTGGTCTCCATGGGCAAGACAGTATTCTCAATATAGGCACGTCCCGTTCCTATTAAGACCTCAGGCTTGGGTTTCATGCTCGACACTTCCGCACGTCTGCTGCGTCTGCTCTCCCTGCTGCAAACCCCCCGCGCCTGGCCGGGGTCCGAACTGGCCGAGCGCCTGGGGGTGAGCGGGCGCACCGTCCGCAATGACATCGACCGCCTGCGGGAACTCGGCTACCCCGTGGACGCCGCGCGCGGGGCCGCCGGCGGGTACCGGCTGGGTGCCGGAGCGGCGATGCCCCCGTTGCTGCTCGACGACGAGGAGGCGGTCGCGGTGACGATCGCGCTGCGCACCGCCGCGCGGGGCGCCGTCCCCGGCACCGAGGAGACCTCGCTCCGGGCACTGGCCAAGCTCGAACAGGTGCTGCCGTCGCGGCTTCGCCGACGGGTGCGGACGCTCCAGGCCTACACCGTGGCCGTGCCTGCCGACCGACCGGCCCCGGCGGTCTCCGCGGACGTGCTGACCGCCCTGGTGTCCGCCTGTCGCGACCGGGAACGACTGCGCTTCGACTATCTGGACCACGCCGGGTCGCCGACCCGGCGCGTCGTGGAGCCGCACCGGGCGGTGAACTGGGGGCGGCGCTGGTATCTCGTGGCGTGGGACGTGGAGCGGGAGGACTGGCGGACGTTCAGGGTCGACCGGATCCGGCCCCGCACCCCGACCGGGCCGCGATTCGCCCCGCGCGAGGTACCGGGTGGTGACTTCGCGGCGTACGTCTCCGGCCGCGTGTCGGGCGCGGCCTGGCGCCACCACGCGCGCGTGACCGTCCACGCGCCGGCGACGGCGGTGATCGAGCGGATCAACCCCGCGGTGGGCACGGTGGAGGCGATCGACGCCGACAGCTGCACCCTGGTCACCGGCGCCGACACGGTACAGACCCTCGCCGTGCATCTGGGCATGCTCGACTTCGACTTCGACGTCACCGGGCCCGCGGAACTGGTCGCCCACCTGCGGCGGCTCGCGGGCCGCTACTCCCGCTCGACACCTGCGCCCCAGTGAACGGACAGTCCCGGGGAGTTCCCGCGGTGCGCGGGTGACGGGCCCCGCGCGCGGAAGGGTGGCGGGGCCCGTCGGTCAGCAGGTCCGGTAGCGGTAGTCGCCCGATCCGGGGGCGGAGACGTCCAGGTCACGCTGGACGATGGAGAGCTTCGCGGCCCAAGCGGAGCAGGCCCGGTTGTAGCCGGAGGACTCGTACTCGATGACGAACACGCGGTTCGCGTACGCCTTCGCGAAGTCACCGCATTCGTCGTACCGGCCGCACTCCTCGGCCACGGCGAAGTCGAAGCCGACCTTCGCGCGGTCGGGGAGCATCTCGGCGGTGTTCTTCTGGGCGACGGCGAGACCGTCGGCGTGCGCGCGGTCGGCCAGGAGCTTGGCGAAGGCCACATTGTGGGCCTTCGTCAGGCGGCCCTTGGAACGGCTGAAGGAGTCGAGGTTGTCCGGTTCGACGGCCTGGTAGCCACTGCGGGCGCAGCCGCCGATCCAGTCTCCGACGATCTTCGCGAGGCGGGTGCGCTTGTCGGCCGTCGAGGTGTCCAGGAGCGCCTCGCCCCAGTTCTCGTCGATGACGGGCTTCTTGTTGCCGTCGCGCAGCACCAGGTCGGGGTGGTTCTTCTGCCACCAGTCGAAGGCGTCGGGCTGGGTCTGGAAGGCGTTGACGTAGCAGACGTTGTACAGGCCCGCGGCGGGCTTCGCGGAGCGGTCGCGGGAGAGCGCCTTCACGCCCTTGGGCGGCGTGTACGCGTGTCCGATCTGGTAGTCGAAGGCCATGTTCGCCGCGGGGAGCCGGGGGGCCGCGGCCTGCCCGGCGGACGCCTGGAAGAGCATCAGGCCCGCGCCGAGGGCGGCCGTGACGCCGACCGCGCCGGCGGCGAGGGTGCGCTTGCGGCGCAGGAAGGGGGTTGCGGAGTGTTTCGGCACACGTGCTCCAGTACGAGATGCGGTCTGGTGTTCGCATCCTGTGCGAGGGGTCATGAGGATTTCATGAGACGGGGCCGTTCCCGGGCACCGTGCTCCGTCCTCGGGCGCGCCGCGCCTCGCGCGGTCCGAGGAGGAGGCGGAACACCGCCCCGCCGCCCGGCCGGGTGTCCGCCGTGAGGCCGCCGCCGTGGGCGGTGGCCACCTCCGCCACCAGCGACAGCCCGATCCCCGAGCCACCGCCCGGGGAACGGAACCGTGACGTCAGGGCCGGCAGGTCCGCCGCCGCGACGCCGGGACCCCGATCGGAGACGGCCACGACGGGGCCGCGGACGGTGACGTGCACCTGCGCGCGCCCCGCGGGGTCACCCGGAGTGCGGCCGTGCCGCAGGGCGTTGTCGAGCAGGTTGCGTACGGCGATCCGCACGAGGGCCGGGTCGGCGGTGGCCACCGAGGGTTCCAGTGAGGCGGTCAGGGTGTGCGGGCCGGCCGTCAGCTCCTCGCAGACCTGCTCGACCAGCTGGTCCAGGCGCAGCGGGACCGGTCGCAGGGTGTCGGCCGCGCCCTGGAGGCGTCCCCGGGTGAGGACGTTGTCGACGACGTCGGTGAGCCGTTCGGTGGCGCGCCGGATGCGCGGCAGGTGCGGGTCCAGACCGCGCGGGTCCATCCCGGCCACGTCCACGGAGCTGCGCATGACGGCCACCGGGGTGCGGAGTTCGTGCGCCGTGTCCGCGAGCATCCGCTCCTGAGCCTCCAGCGCCCGCCAGGCCGGGCGCAGGCTCCTGCCGGAGAGCAGGTGGCCGGTGACGGCGGCCAGGCCGGTGAGCAGCCCGGCCCCGGTCAGCACGGAGACGATCAGCCGGCTGTGCTCGGCCACGCGGTGGGCCGGGTCGCCGACGACCACGACCGCGCCCTCCACGGCACCCGATTCGTCGTGGTGGAAGGGCCGGCCGAGCAGGTACGCGGGATCGCCGTGCGCGTCGGACACCTCCGCCCGCACCGTGTCGTCCCGCTCCATGGCCGATCGGGCGAGTGCGGTCAGCCGGGCGTCGGCGACGGGCTCGGCCTGCCCCTGAGAGGTGAAGATACGTTTCAGCACACCGCCCGGTGCTCGGCGCAACACCGTCACCTGGGGACGCCCCTCCGTGGCCTCGTCGTCGTAGAGGCCGTCCAACTGGATCCCGGCGTCCGTGTAGTAGATCAGCGAGGTGCTGACCGCGGCCCGCCGACCCATCTCGTCG
This region of Streptomyces sp. NBC_00513 genomic DNA includes:
- a CDS encoding epoxide hydrolase family protein, giving the protein METSSNTDAQIRPFRIDVAQEELDDLRTRLARTRWAGDIPGTGWSRGVPTAYLKELAAYWADGFDWRKAEAELNGFPQFTTEIDGQNIHFLHVRSQNPTAVPLLLVHDWPCSFVQFVDVIAPLTRDFHVVVTSTPGTGFSGPLGEAGWNTGRIAGAFVELMARLGYDTYGTQGTGGGAWIALEMGRRAPDRVIGVHVNGLITFPSGAPGECDGLTGPERERLARLEDFQQDKMGFNAIQSTRPQTLAHGLHDSPVGQLAWIAEKFKEWTDPEAELPEDAVGRDRLLTNISVYWFTGTAGSSANLYYESAHDPSAWAPKPRGTVPTGVAVVLDTDIAIRRFAERDHNVTHWTELEQGGNFLALEQPEAFVTDVRAFFGTLDAWA
- a CDS encoding YafY family protein, translating into MLDTSARLLRLLSLLQTPRAWPGSELAERLGVSGRTVRNDIDRLRELGYPVDAARGAAGGYRLGAGAAMPPLLLDDEEAVAVTIALRTAARGAVPGTEETSLRALAKLEQVLPSRLRRRVRTLQAYTVAVPADRPAPAVSADVLTALVSACRDRERLRFDYLDHAGSPTRRVVEPHRAVNWGRRWYLVAWDVEREDWRTFRVDRIRPRTPTGPRFAPREVPGGDFAAYVSGRVSGAAWRHHARVTVHAPATAVIERINPAVGTVEAIDADSCTLVTGADTVQTLAVHLGMLDFDFDVTGPAELVAHLRRLAGRYSRSTPAPQ
- a CDS encoding endo alpha-1,4 polygalactosaminidase — translated: MPKHSATPFLRRKRTLAAGAVGVTAALGAGLMLFQASAGQAAAPRLPAANMAFDYQIGHAYTPPKGVKALSRDRSAKPAAGLYNVCYVNAFQTQPDAFDWWQKNHPDLVLRDGNKKPVIDENWGEALLDTSTADKRTRLAKIVGDWIGGCARSGYQAVEPDNLDSFSRSKGRLTKAHNVAFAKLLADRAHADGLAVAQKNTAEMLPDRAKVGFDFAVAEECGRYDECGDFAKAYANRVFVIEYESSGYNRACSAWAAKLSIVQRDLDVSAPGSGDYRYRTC
- a CDS encoding HAMP domain-containing sensor histidine kinase — encoded protein: MTAADPNRPTRSRRAPKRVREGGRKGAGKATGASHGTVTTEAGATAGSAGGSARRSPARLRLRRLQFRLTLAYTLVTLAGVSVLSWMVIRTDERSWRAAEYDEMGRRAAVSTSLIYYTDAGIQLDGLYDDEATEGRPQVTVLRRAPGGVLKRIFTSQGQAEPVADARLTALARSAMERDDTVRAEVSDAHGDPAYLLGRPFHHDESGAVEGAVVVVGDPAHRVAEHSRLIVSVLTGAGLLTGLAAVTGHLLSGRSLRPAWRALEAQERMLADTAHELRTPVAVMRSSVDVAGMDPRGLDPHLPRIRRATERLTDVVDNVLTRGRLQGAADTLRPVPLRLDQLVEQVCEELTAGPHTLTASLEPSVATADPALVRIAVRNLLDNALRHGRTPGDPAGRAQVHVTVRGPVVAVSDRGPGVAAADLPALTSRFRSPGGGSGIGLSLVAEVATAHGGGLTADTRPGGGAVFRLLLGPREARRARGRSTVPGNGPVS